In one window of Cytophagaceae bacterium ABcell3 DNA:
- a CDS encoding CheR family methyltransferase, which produces MSKKDELARSVAESERYIIGVGFSAGGIDPLKIFFENTGHNNNSYVVIQHLPHGYRSQMKEMLPKFSNLKIIEIENGIEVQPGCVYLMPERRNITIEKGKLYMAESNDEHPNTAIDTFFKSMANDQKSKSIAVILSGSGTDGTEGAECVKNQGGLVVVQDPETALHKGMPSRVVDSGNAHLILSPEKMPGAIFNYISQFSQILKYIDDLNEGDEGTLLEILDLVKKVTPLDFKNYKRPTIVRRVLRRMVEMNISSLSEFKETLKRDPSEVEILSSRFLINVTHFFRDPEAFEVIKTKVVPEIVKLRKEAGSIKIWVVGCATGEEAYSLAIVIKEFFDEHHINLDVKIFATDVDKEAVSFASKGKYAKSISNNVSSDRLNVFFDDFGEYYCVKDDIRKMVIFANHDITTQPPYAKIDLLSCRNLLIYLNPVLQKKVISTLHYSLNLGGYLFLGPSESVGQLGQSFKEIDKKWKVYKNLDNKRSGFFSYPSSSLDIRNDFSLSTPMSKPVQVIQENNINELVLLPVLEETLYSAAIYIDEYFTIIKPCGNIEEFLLPKRFNFNLMELLPEELSIAVGTTVRKALNTKEAVKVKGINYRNLGKINSVNILVKPVFPENKVSNAIVFLGENETQEIKEHEIFEPDRFTKHYLNDLEEQLRVTKKDLQAAYSTIQSYNEHTHAYNEELVSSNEELQSTNEELQSINEELQTVNNEYQSKIKELAELNDDLDNYFNNSVNGQVFVDKNLIIRKFTPSASKEINLGDNNLGRSLSNISSNLKFEGMIDYVAKVISESTVCEKEVKLEGGKWFQMIIKPYIRQKDNRTDGAVITFNDITLQKQAQKRIAENAVVLRQKNEELTKINQDLDGFIYTASHDLRAPVSNIEGLLYAIEGIQDFESEELNRLYAMINESVVKLKGTIVELTEISKIQKSINNDVREVVFSELLDEVKTSLREMVVKNNAKIISNFDSCPRVQFSGKNMRSIIYNLLSNAIKYRSPKRTPEVIITSSKTEEYCMISVQDNGLGISKNKQDKMFSMFRRFHDHVEGTGIGLYMVKRIVENGGGRIEVESEPGKGAIFRVFLKV; this is translated from the coding sequence ATGAGTAAAAAAGACGAGCTAGCGCGCTCTGTTGCTGAATCGGAAAGATATATCATTGGTGTTGGGTTTTCGGCTGGGGGGATAGACCCATTAAAAATTTTTTTCGAAAATACCGGTCATAATAATAACTCTTATGTAGTTATTCAGCATCTTCCTCATGGATATAGAAGCCAAATGAAAGAGATGCTTCCAAAGTTTAGCAATCTTAAAATTATTGAAATAGAAAATGGTATAGAGGTACAACCAGGTTGTGTGTATTTGATGCCAGAAAGAAGAAATATTACCATAGAAAAGGGAAAGCTCTATATGGCTGAGTCTAATGATGAGCATCCTAATACGGCTATAGATACTTTTTTCAAGTCTATGGCGAATGATCAAAAGAGTAAAAGTATAGCAGTAATCTTGTCTGGTTCGGGAACAGATGGAACCGAAGGTGCTGAATGCGTAAAAAACCAGGGAGGGCTTGTGGTTGTTCAAGATCCTGAAACTGCCCTGCACAAGGGGATGCCTTCCCGTGTTGTTGACTCTGGAAATGCACACCTGATCTTATCCCCAGAAAAAATGCCTGGTGCTATTTTTAATTACATATCCCAGTTTAGTCAAATCTTAAAATATATCGATGACCTAAACGAAGGTGACGAAGGTACCTTACTAGAGATATTAGATTTGGTTAAAAAAGTCACCCCGCTGGACTTCAAAAATTATAAGAGGCCGACTATTGTTCGAAGGGTGTTGAGAAGAATGGTAGAGATGAATATCTCTTCTTTAAGTGAATTTAAGGAAACTTTAAAAAGAGACCCTTCAGAAGTAGAAATTTTGTCTAGCCGTTTTTTGATTAATGTAACGCACTTTTTTAGAGATCCTGAAGCATTTGAGGTTATCAAAACCAAGGTTGTTCCTGAGATTGTTAAATTAAGAAAGGAAGCGGGAAGCATAAAAATTTGGGTAGTCGGCTGTGCAACTGGCGAAGAAGCTTATTCCCTTGCTATTGTCATCAAAGAGTTTTTTGACGAACATCATATAAATCTTGATGTGAAAATATTTGCGACCGACGTAGATAAGGAAGCGGTCTCTTTTGCTTCCAAAGGAAAGTATGCAAAGAGTATCAGCAATAATGTGTCATCTGATAGACTGAACGTTTTTTTTGATGATTTTGGGGAGTATTATTGTGTGAAAGATGATATTAGAAAGATGGTTATTTTTGCTAACCATGATATTACTACACAGCCTCCTTATGCAAAAATAGACCTACTGTCATGTAGAAACCTGTTGATTTACCTCAACCCTGTTTTGCAGAAAAAAGTAATTTCTACCCTTCACTATAGCCTTAATTTGGGCGGGTACTTATTTTTAGGGCCTAGCGAAAGTGTCGGACAGCTAGGGCAAAGTTTTAAGGAGATTGACAAAAAATGGAAAGTTTACAAAAACCTTGACAACAAGCGCTCAGGGTTCTTCTCATACCCTTCTTCAAGCTTAGACATCCGCAACGACTTCTCACTTTCTACTCCTATGAGTAAACCAGTTCAAGTTATCCAAGAGAATAATATTAATGAATTGGTCTTGCTTCCGGTCCTTGAAGAAACACTATATAGTGCAGCTATTTACATAGATGAATATTTTACAATTATCAAGCCATGTGGAAATATTGAAGAGTTTCTCCTGCCCAAAAGGTTTAATTTTAATTTGATGGAACTGCTCCCCGAAGAGCTTTCTATTGCGGTAGGTACAACTGTAAGAAAAGCTCTTAATACAAAAGAAGCAGTTAAAGTTAAAGGTATAAACTATAGAAACCTAGGTAAAATAAACTCTGTAAACATACTCGTAAAGCCTGTATTCCCAGAAAATAAGGTAAGCAATGCTATAGTTTTTTTAGGAGAGAATGAGACTCAAGAAATCAAAGAGCATGAAATTTTCGAACCTGACAGATTTACCAAACATTATCTTAACGATTTGGAAGAGCAGTTGAGAGTTACCAAAAAAGATCTTCAAGCTGCATATTCTACCATCCAAAGTTATAATGAGCATACGCATGCTTATAATGAGGAACTTGTTTCTAGTAATGAAGAGTTGCAAAGCACTAACGAGGAACTACAGTCTATCAATGAAGAACTTCAGACGGTAAATAACGAGTATCAGTCTAAAATTAAAGAGCTTGCGGAGCTAAATGACGATCTTGACAACTATTTTAACAATAGTGTCAATGGACAGGTTTTTGTAGATAAAAACTTAATAATAAGAAAGTTCACCCCCTCTGCTTCTAAAGAAATAAATCTTGGAGATAACAATCTTGGACGGTCTTTGAGCAATATCTCATCTAACCTCAAGTTTGAAGGAATGATAGACTATGTTGCCAAAGTCATTTCTGAATCTACTGTCTGCGAAAAGGAGGTTAAGCTTGAGGGGGGCAAATGGTTTCAGATGATAATTAAGCCATACATCAGGCAAAAGGACAACAGAACCGATGGCGCTGTTATTACTTTTAATGATATAACCCTGCAGAAACAAGCCCAAAAAAGGATTGCCGAAAATGCAGTGGTATTAAGGCAGAAAAACGAGGAGTTGACCAAGATAAACCAAGACTTGGATGGCTTCATTTATACTGCTTCTCATGATTTACGGGCTCCCGTCTCTAATATTGAGGGTCTTCTATATGCTATTGAAGGTATTCAAGATTTTGAGAGTGAAGAGTTAAATCGTTTATATGCTATGATCAATGAATCTGTAGTAAAATTGAAAGGAACGATTGTAGAGCTTACCGAAATCAGTAAAATCCAAAAATCAATTAATAATGATGTTAGGGAGGTAGTCTTCTCTGAACTACTAGATGAAGTAAAAACAAGCCTCAGGGAAATGGTAGTTAAAAATAATGCCAAAATTATCTCAAATTTTGACAGTTGCCCGAGGGTTCAGTTTTCTGGCAAAAATATGAGGAGTATCATCTATAATTTATTGAGCAATGCTATTAAATATAGGTCTCCTAAAAGAACACCTGAAGTGATAATAACCTCATCAAAAACCGAAGAGTATTGTATGATTTCTGTTCAGGATAATGGTCTCGGTATTAGCAAAAACAAACAAGACAAAATGTTCTCAATGTTTAGGAGGTTTCATGATCATGTAGAAGGGACAGGCATTGGTTTGTATATGGTAAAACGAATTGTGGAAAATGGTGGAGGGAGAATTGAGGTTGAAAGTGAACCTGGTAAAGGTGCTATTTTTCGTGTTTTTCTTAAAGTTTGA
- a CDS encoding STAS/SEC14 domain-containing protein gives MIEQIKVKDEGIMAFKIKGQLEEEDFNTINPSLQETLEKTPHPKMYMELEGFSSIEPTAIWEDLKNTPEYLKFDKIAVVGDQQWEKFLTDFGGKLIKPEAKYFSMEKKQEAFNWLNN, from the coding sequence ATGATAGAACAAATAAAGGTTAAAGACGAAGGGATTATGGCTTTTAAAATAAAGGGACAGTTAGAGGAAGAAGATTTCAATACCATTAATCCTTCCCTACAAGAAACCCTTGAAAAGACACCTCACCCGAAAATGTATATGGAGCTAGAAGGATTTAGTAGCATAGAGCCAACTGCCATTTGGGAAGATCTAAAAAATACGCCCGAATATTTAAAGTTTGATAAAATTGCAGTGGTTGGAGACCAACAATGGGAAAAATTTCTTACAGATTTCGGAGGAAAGCTTATTAAACCAGAAGCAAAATATTTTTCTATGGAGAAAAAACAAGAAGCTTTTAACTGGTTGAACAATTAA
- a CDS encoding alpha/beta hydrolase, with amino-acid sequence MENYYKVNRIKLHVVEDGPEDGKAIIFLHGFPEFWYSWKAQIPYFTQRGYRVIVPDQRGYNLSDKPVHVKNYQIKELVRDIVELIETAEQKQVYLVGHDWGGTVAWKLAEAYPQLIFKLIIINMPHPKVFKETIKKNLKQRLTSSYILIAQLPWIPEKILKWTNYKVLLKSMDISSSSSTFKSLDRAKYKEAWSHKNSLKYMINWYRAAKYSKEPDENITIRVPVLVIWGNQDKFFRENTIQASLKMCKDAHLYRTEGTHWLHHEKPEEVNNKILEFIK; translated from the coding sequence ATGGAGAATTACTATAAAGTAAATCGGATAAAATTGCATGTGGTGGAAGATGGTCCAGAGGATGGTAAAGCAATTATATTTCTTCATGGGTTTCCTGAGTTTTGGTATTCTTGGAAAGCACAGATACCTTACTTTACACAAAGAGGATATAGAGTAATTGTTCCTGATCAAAGGGGCTATAATTTAAGTGACAAACCTGTCCATGTTAAAAATTACCAGATCAAAGAACTGGTTCGGGACATTGTAGAACTAATAGAAACCGCCGAACAAAAGCAGGTATATTTAGTAGGACATGATTGGGGTGGAACTGTTGCCTGGAAATTGGCGGAGGCATACCCTCAGTTAATTTTCAAGTTGATAATAATCAATATGCCCCACCCCAAAGTCTTTAAGGAAACGATTAAAAAGAACTTAAAACAACGACTGACCAGTAGCTATATATTAATAGCACAGCTCCCATGGATTCCAGAAAAAATACTAAAGTGGACAAACTACAAGGTTCTACTTAAATCTATGGATATTAGTTCGAGTAGTTCAACATTTAAAAGCCTAGACCGTGCAAAGTACAAAGAAGCTTGGAGCCACAAAAACAGTCTGAAATATATGATTAACTGGTACCGCGCAGCAAAATACAGTAAAGAACCAGATGAAAACATTACCATCCGGGTTCCGGTACTTGTAATATGGGGAAACCAGGACAAATTCTTTAGGGAAAACACTATACAAGCATCCTTGAAGATGTGCAAAGATGCCCACTTATACAGAACAGAAGGTACCCATTGGTTACACCATGAAAAACCAGAAGAGGTAAACAATAAAATCCTGGAATTTATAAAGTAA
- the rmuC gene encoding DNA recombination protein RmuC, with the protein MTTQLQCVAIDYLAVTINSFIMMTILLVLLLILALVNLFLLYKTQFSTSGGEHSKGIEQYLERIERNLKDDFRIQREESSHIAKANRDELTEALKESRRETWDALKSIHAQNQQTLEKLNLTLENKITALLDKADVNERANRELLERCLKEFGNNNIVQLDKVKGEVSQNLRELTEQNKKDNSQFRDTLIMSIKDFQQSFNKSVQAFNEVQKEKFAQLAIQQEKLVEGTEKKLEEMRVTVDEKLQKTLHERLGQSFSLVSKQLENVQKGLGEMQSLAQDVGGLKKVLSNVKTRGTLGEIQLGNILEQIMSPGQFDCNVKTKKGSGDMVEFAIKLPGRDEGQGSVYLPLDSKFPTEAYHKLQTAYETADAALIDAAGKVLEASIKKCAKDISEKYIDPPYTTDFAIMFLPVEGLYAEVVRRTNLLEQLQRNYKIIITGPTTLAALLNSLQLGFRTLAIQKRSSEVWEILGGVKTEFAKFAGMLEKAKKNIDTASGQIEDVLGVRTRAIQKRLNNVQQLPDNTKGL; encoded by the coding sequence ATGACAACGCAATTACAATGCGTAGCAATTGACTATCTTGCAGTAACAATCAACAGTTTTATTATGATGACCATACTTTTAGTACTACTTCTAATATTGGCTTTGGTAAACCTTTTTCTACTTTATAAAACTCAGTTTAGTACTTCCGGTGGGGAGCACTCAAAAGGCATTGAACAATATTTGGAAAGGATTGAAAGGAACCTTAAAGATGACTTTCGCATCCAAAGGGAGGAAAGCAGTCATATAGCTAAGGCCAATCGTGACGAACTTACTGAAGCTTTGAAAGAAAGCCGGAGGGAGACTTGGGATGCTTTGAAAAGTATACATGCTCAAAATCAACAAACATTGGAAAAACTAAACCTTACGCTGGAAAACAAAATAACTGCTTTGCTGGATAAGGCTGATGTTAATGAAAGAGCAAACCGGGAACTGTTGGAGCGCTGCCTCAAAGAGTTTGGCAATAATAATATCGTACAACTGGATAAAGTGAAGGGTGAAGTGTCTCAAAACTTGCGGGAGCTAACGGAACAAAACAAAAAAGACAACAGCCAGTTTCGCGATACACTGATCATGTCTATTAAAGACTTTCAGCAAAGTTTTAATAAAAGTGTCCAAGCATTTAATGAAGTGCAAAAAGAGAAGTTTGCCCAGCTTGCCATTCAGCAGGAGAAGCTGGTAGAAGGTACAGAAAAAAAGCTTGAAGAAATGCGGGTAACCGTAGACGAAAAACTACAAAAAACGCTGCATGAAAGGCTAGGGCAGTCTTTTTCTTTGGTAAGCAAGCAACTTGAAAATGTTCAAAAGGGTTTAGGGGAAATGCAAAGCCTGGCCCAAGATGTAGGCGGATTGAAAAAAGTGCTCAGCAATGTGAAAACCCGTGGTACTTTGGGTGAAATCCAACTAGGAAATATTCTAGAACAGATTATGTCACCAGGGCAGTTTGACTGTAACGTAAAAACCAAGAAAGGCTCTGGTGATATGGTAGAGTTTGCTATTAAACTCCCAGGTCGTGACGAAGGGCAGGGGAGTGTTTACTTACCTTTAGACTCCAAATTTCCTACCGAAGCTTATCATAAACTCCAAACTGCTTATGAAACAGCGGATGCCGCTTTAATAGATGCCGCTGGAAAGGTATTGGAAGCCTCTATTAAAAAGTGTGCCAAAGACATTTCAGAAAAGTATATTGACCCTCCATATACTACAGATTTTGCTATTATGTTTTTACCTGTCGAAGGCCTATATGCTGAAGTGGTGCGAAGGACAAACTTACTGGAACAGTTGCAAAGAAATTATAAAATTATCATTACAGGGCCAACCACCTTAGCTGCTTTGCTTAACAGCCTTCAGTTAGGCTTCCGAACATTGGCCATTCAAAAGCGTAGCAGTGAGGTTTGGGAAATTCTTGGAGGTGTCAAAACAGAGTTTGCCAAATTTGCAGGTATGCTTGAAAAAGCCAAAAAGAACATAGATACTGCGTCTGGTCAAATTGAAGATGTACTTGGTGTTCGTACACGCGCTATTCAAAAGCGTTTGAACAATGTGCAACAACTGCCTGATAATACCAAAGGCTTGTAA
- a CDS encoding HAEPLYID family protein has translation MKFLFFIFLLLPVIAFSQSPFLDTEERNVVDSLIIADEEEGEPAKVFHAEPVFIDLISELGARKGERALELGSEIQDHQSYYRYSTFLEYEFVPIDRLGFEVEIPLTLYSESNNLQDDDREGSRVNALETSMQYTFLVSEKHQTSMAVGYINRLKLPEFRDYGSASLIRGNWYNPFFVAAKRFGRNYHTLIYAGPIIEHNFGEQDLGVVWQINSNFHYMIPGTGNFLGIEINKELENNDFAIIARPQVLINLSRDFSLGFLVGLPIKHETQRMSAFVRLIRDID, from the coding sequence ATGAAATTTTTATTTTTTATTTTTCTTTTACTTCCTGTGATCGCTTTTAGTCAATCCCCATTTTTGGACACAGAAGAAAGAAATGTTGTTGATAGCCTAATTATTGCGGATGAAGAGGAGGGAGAGCCTGCTAAGGTTTTCCATGCAGAGCCTGTTTTTATAGACCTGATTTCTGAGCTTGGGGCACGTAAAGGAGAGCGTGCCTTAGAATTAGGTTCCGAAATACAAGACCATCAATCATATTATAGATATTCCACATTCCTTGAGTATGAGTTTGTGCCTATAGACCGTCTCGGATTTGAAGTTGAAATTCCATTGACACTTTATTCAGAATCAAACAACTTACAAGATGATGACCGGGAAGGGAGCCGTGTTAACGCATTGGAAACTTCTATGCAATATACTTTTTTGGTTTCCGAAAAACACCAAACTTCCATGGCAGTAGGTTATATAAACAGGCTCAAGCTTCCTGAATTTAGGGACTATGGCAGTGCGTCCCTAATCCGTGGAAATTGGTATAATCCTTTTTTCGTTGCAGCAAAACGGTTTGGTAGAAACTACCATACGCTTATATATGCCGGGCCTATTATTGAACACAATTTTGGAGAACAAGACCTAGGTGTTGTTTGGCAGATAAATTCCAATTTTCACTATATGATTCCTGGAACTGGTAATTTTCTGGGTATTGAGATTAACAAAGAATTAGAAAACAATGATTTTGCTATAATCGCTCGACCACAGGTTTTAATTAATCTTAGTAGGGACTTTTCTTTGGGTTTTTTAGTAGGGTTGCCTATTAAACATGAAACACAGCGAATGAGTGCTTTTGTGCGTCTTATTAGAGACATTGATTAA
- a CDS encoding acyloxyacyl hydrolase, with protein MGKILFVLLGWLFLSHHAFAQSIKRFEVEGQYGMIIPHSPAVRDISKPNPWGINLSYSSLGLSKEHWRACNCFYYTGVSLAYHNFMDPEVLGTASSAALFFEPILYSNERIELTLRSGMGLSYVSEYFDEETNPENVFFSIPLNFMLFINPRVNYLVNDYLQLNLSFTFNHISNGGQSLPNYGMNFPMVGLGASYLVDHQPKPSYTAPSVSHKMQYYAEVFGTFNLRVAGANLKPSYGISGGAYYNIGANNALGGGVEANFDRSLGVDEEEEVEGFITAPYISHHFLIGRFDFSQRIAYYLFKPEGYVPFNFFQRYTLTMQVTPRFKAGVSLKTHRAIADNVDLRVGFLF; from the coding sequence GTGGGAAAAATTTTATTCGTGTTATTGGGTTGGTTATTTTTATCGCATCATGCCTTTGCCCAATCAATTAAGAGGTTTGAAGTAGAGGGGCAGTATGGAATGATTATTCCTCATTCACCAGCTGTAAGAGATATTTCAAAACCCAATCCTTGGGGGATTAATTTAAGCTATAGCTCACTGGGTTTGTCTAAAGAACACTGGAGGGCATGTAATTGCTTTTACTATACCGGAGTGAGCCTTGCATACCACAATTTTATGGATCCTGAAGTTTTAGGGACAGCCTCTTCTGCTGCTTTATTTTTTGAACCGATTTTATATAGCAATGAAAGAATTGAACTTACCCTCCGGAGTGGTATGGGGTTAAGTTATGTCTCTGAATATTTTGATGAAGAAACAAACCCTGAAAATGTCTTTTTTAGCATTCCTTTAAATTTTATGCTGTTCATAAACCCTAGGGTCAACTATCTTGTAAATGATTATTTGCAATTAAACCTTTCGTTTACATTCAACCATATTTCAAATGGCGGGCAAAGTCTCCCAAACTATGGCATGAACTTTCCAATGGTAGGGTTGGGGGCTTCTTATTTGGTAGATCATCAGCCTAAACCATCGTATACAGCTCCAAGTGTGTCTCACAAAATGCAGTATTACGCAGAGGTGTTCGGCACTTTTAATTTGAGAGTGGCCGGAGCAAACTTGAAGCCCTCGTATGGAATATCTGGGGGCGCTTATTATAATATAGGTGCCAATAATGCACTTGGAGGTGGTGTTGAGGCTAATTTTGACCGTTCTTTAGGTGTAGATGAAGAAGAAGAGGTAGAAGGTTTTATAACAGCACCTTATATTTCTCATCATTTTCTAATCGGAAGGTTTGATTTTAGTCAACGGATCGCTTATTACCTTTTTAAACCAGAAGGTTATGTACCTTTTAACTTTTTTCAGCGTTACACCCTCACCATGCAAGTAACCCCTAGGTTTAAAGCTGGGGTTTCATTGAAAACCCACCGTGCAATCGCTGACAATGTTGATCTCCGGGTAGGTTTCCTTTTTTAG
- the dgt gene encoding dNTP triphosphohydrolase gives MNWTNIISEKRSETDPKYTGPRSEYQIDFDRLIFSSGFRRLQNKTQVFPLPGSTFVHNRLTHSLEVASVGRSLGKIVGSQIAAKHPELPEETTHFYNYELSNVVAAACLAHDIGNPAFGHSGEKAISNYFKEYKSEVIEGVALKDYFNAKEWSDFQNFEGNANAIRILTHQFNGKSEGGMKLTYATLAAILKYPCESVAYDKNLKHRKKYGFFQSEKDTVLRICKSLNMLEESADPTSYKRHPFVYLTEAADDICYRVIDLEDAQRLGILPSVEAEGLLAMLLESLGENMDKVNNTLNRISDKNERISYLRARSINALITQTVEIFSQYSDEIITGTYNDTLIDALQDRCPALQEILKVSVDKIYNHDSVIEIEIAGYNVMSDILSMMVPAVLKQSPSHKDKKVLRLLPEQFLFSKEATAYERVLSVLDFVSGMTDSYATELYRKVFGIEIPKHG, from the coding sequence ATGAACTGGACGAATATTATCTCCGAAAAAAGATCCGAAACCGACCCTAAATACACGGGGCCAAGAAGTGAGTATCAGATAGATTTTGACCGTCTGATTTTTTCATCCGGTTTCAGGAGGTTGCAGAACAAAACACAAGTTTTTCCTTTGCCAGGATCTACTTTTGTTCATAACCGGCTTACGCACTCTCTTGAAGTTGCCAGCGTAGGCAGGTCTTTAGGTAAAATAGTTGGCTCGCAAATAGCTGCAAAACATCCGGAACTTCCAGAAGAAACTACGCATTTTTATAATTATGAACTCTCCAATGTAGTAGCTGCAGCCTGCCTTGCGCATGATATCGGCAATCCTGCTTTTGGGCATTCTGGTGAAAAAGCCATTTCTAACTATTTTAAGGAATATAAATCCGAAGTTATAGAGGGTGTTGCACTCAAAGACTATTTCAATGCTAAAGAATGGAGCGATTTTCAAAATTTTGAGGGTAATGCTAATGCCATCCGGATACTGACACATCAATTTAATGGGAAATCTGAAGGGGGGATGAAGCTTACTTATGCTACCCTTGCAGCTATTCTAAAATACCCATGTGAATCTGTTGCTTACGATAAAAACCTCAAGCATCGGAAAAAGTATGGTTTTTTTCAATCTGAAAAAGATACGGTGCTGCGCATATGCAAGTCTTTGAATATGTTAGAAGAAAGTGCTGACCCTACCTCGTACAAACGTCATCCTTTTGTATACCTTACTGAAGCTGCTGACGACATCTGTTATAGGGTAATAGACTTGGAGGATGCGCAGCGTTTAGGGATTTTGCCATCTGTAGAAGCTGAAGGGTTATTGGCCATGCTTTTGGAGTCTTTAGGTGAAAATATGGACAAAGTGAATAATACTTTGAATCGCATTTCTGATAAAAATGAACGGATCTCTTACTTAAGGGCAAGAAGCATCAATGCTTTGATAACCCAGACAGTAGAGATTTTCTCACAATATTCAGATGAAATCATTACAGGAACTTATAATGACACTCTTATTGACGCTCTTCAAGACCGTTGCCCAGCTTTGCAAGAAATCCTTAAAGTTTCAGTAGATAAGATATATAACCACGATTCTGTAATTGAAATAGAAATTGCAGGATATAATGTCATGTCAGATATATTAAGTATGATGGTTCCGGCAGTCTTAAAACAATCGCCAAGCCATAAAGATAAAAAAGTATTACGCTTACTTCCTGAGCAGTTTCTGTTCAGCAAAGAAGCAACTGCTTACGAACGTGTGCTTAGTGTGCTGGATTTTGTATCTGGCATGACGGATTCTTATGCGACAGAGTTGTACCGCAAAGTATTCGGTATTGAAATCCCCAAGCATGGTTAG
- a CDS encoding SUMF1/EgtB/PvdO family nonheme iron enzyme, translating into MSKLLKVLILFIILGLTVNLSEYPFSGKIGYRGQKSGIHYNSEEGLTIKVFQKTVDERKTFKRKASKQDELTDWSMDTVSPSSIADDRALAYKYYSDIPGMVWVEKTLFCDETEVTNLDWLEYMTLTKQKPRYIHQNSHLDEVKYFKSQQFFYFPVVGISHEDAVGYCKWRSEVVTKSFNKKKGYTPTDREYTEFNFKLPTKEEWIKCAAFGTDTSKYPHVFTKKKITTKINTRNLEFLNLLGSTIDQDSAKVFNKKIKKDYLINCFRPDNEYLNLNTPFYVFDYPKNNLGIFNMLGNVSEMVEEKGVAMGGSFRDTFEECTVNSTFNYTTPQDNIGFRCVLELNWPNK; encoded by the coding sequence ATGAGCAAATTACTCAAAGTACTTATTCTGTTTATCATTCTCGGACTGACAGTTAACCTATCAGAGTATCCCTTTTCAGGGAAAATTGGATATAGAGGACAAAAGTCTGGCATTCACTACAATTCAGAAGAAGGCCTTACTATCAAGGTTTTTCAAAAAACGGTAGACGAGAGAAAAACATTTAAAAGGAAAGCGTCTAAACAAGATGAACTTACAGATTGGTCTATGGACACCGTCTCTCCTTCATCGATAGCAGATGACAGAGCTTTAGCATATAAATACTATAGTGACATCCCTGGAATGGTATGGGTCGAAAAAACCCTTTTTTGTGATGAGACAGAAGTAACCAATCTTGACTGGTTAGAATATATGACTTTGACTAAACAAAAACCTCGATATATCCATCAAAACTCACACCTCGATGAGGTTAAATACTTTAAAAGCCAACAGTTCTTTTATTTCCCAGTAGTCGGCATTAGTCATGAAGACGCTGTGGGCTACTGTAAATGGAGATCCGAAGTAGTAACGAAAAGTTTTAATAAAAAAAAAGGGTATACACCTACTGACCGAGAATACACAGAATTCAACTTTAAATTGCCTACTAAGGAAGAGTGGATCAAATGTGCCGCTTTTGGTACAGACACATCTAAGTACCCCCATGTTTTTACCAAGAAAAAAATAACCACAAAGATTAACACCAGAAACTTAGAATTTCTAAACCTACTAGGCAGTACTATTGACCAAGATTCCGCTAAGGTATTCAACAAAAAAATCAAGAAAGATTACCTCATCAATTGTTTTCGGCCTGATAATGAATATTTAAACCTGAACACCCCGTTCTATGTTTTTGATTACCCTAAGAATAACCTAGGTATATTTAATATGCTGGGCAACGTGTCTGAAATGGTTGAAGAAAAGGGTGTAGCCATGGGAGGCAGCTTTAGAGATACTTTTGAAGAATGTACTGTTAACAGCACATTCAACTATACCACACCTCAAGACAATATTGGTTTCAGGTGTGTTTTAGAGTTAAATTGGCCCAACAAATAA
- a CDS encoding cold shock domain-containing protein: protein MAKSRETFSKKEKEKKKLKKKLEKQERREERKSNNNQGVGLDEMMAYVDENGNITSTPPDPTKKKEVKKESILIGVPKQEDLGPEDLIRKGTVSFFNESKGYGFIKDHETQESIFVHLNGLVDSIQERDKVNFEVEMTPKGPNAIGVKLIK, encoded by the coding sequence ATGGCAAAATCAAGAGAAACTTTTAGTAAAAAAGAAAAAGAGAAAAAGAAATTAAAGAAGAAATTAGAAAAGCAAGAACGCAGGGAAGAACGGAAATCTAATAATAATCAAGGAGTTGGTCTTGATGAAATGATGGCTTATGTTGACGAAAACGGCAATATCACATCAACTCCGCCAGACCCTACCAAGAAGAAAGAAGTCAAAAAAGAGAGCATTCTCATAGGTGTTCCTAAACAAGAAGATTTAGGGCCTGAAGACTTGATCAGAAAAGGAACGGTAAGTTTTTTCAATGAGTCCAAAGGATATGGTTTTATCAAAGACCATGAGACACAAGAAAGTATATTTGTCCACCTCAATGGTCTAGTAGATTCTATTCAGGAAAGAGATAAAGTAAACTTTGAAGTAGAAATGACTCCTAAAGGACCAAATGCCATTGGTGTCAAACTTATTAAATAA